From a region of the Rhipicephalus microplus isolate Deutch F79 chromosome X, USDA_Rmic, whole genome shotgun sequence genome:
- the LOC142775757 gene encoding uncharacterized protein LOC142775757 isoform X1 produces the protein MSLTTWSLPQVHHDRNLWMLLTARSLCQTYPNRSLWMLLTARRPCQTHHNSYKRRIGESILLPCYTNALTLIPRSSQMYKRPSFSSVLTSIIAVVLWSCISHIVR, from the exons ATGTCGCTGACCACCTGGAGTCTCCCCCAAGTCCATCACGACAG GAACCTGTGGATGTTGCTGACCGCGAGGAGTCTCTGCCAAACCTATCCCAACAG GAGCTTATGGATGTTGCTGACAGCCAGGAGACCCTGCCAGACCCATCACAACAG CTACAAAAGGAGGATCGGTGAGTCAATTTTATTGCCTTGTTATACAAATGCTTTAACCTTAATACCCAGGTcttcacaaatgtacaaaagaccATCTTTTAGCAGTGTCCTCACCTCCATaattgccgttgtactttggtcctgcatttcACACATAGTTAGGTGA